A window of the Polaribacter batillariae genome harbors these coding sequences:
- a CDS encoding C40 family peptidase → MKKGVFLVLFFSILMSCSSSKKVVKTTSKPASKADKIVANALKYKGVRYKFGGTTQRGMDCSGVVYVAFGEENVQLPRISRDMAKSGKKIPLEKAKKGDLLFFKTSKTRRRINHVGLIVSVNKGSIRFIHSTTSRGVIISSLSEKYWKKAFVKAMAIL, encoded by the coding sequence ATGAAAAAAGGTGTATTTTTAGTACTTTTCTTTTCTATATTGATGAGTTGCTCGTCTTCTAAAAAAGTTGTAAAAACTACTAGTAAACCTGCCTCAAAAGCAGATAAAATCGTTGCAAATGCGCTAAAATATAAAGGTGTAAGGTATAAATTTGGTGGCACTACCCAAAGAGGAATGGATTGCTCTGGAGTTGTTTACGTTGCTTTTGGAGAAGAGAATGTACAGCTGCCAAGAATTTCTAGAGATATGGCAAAAAGCGGAAAGAAAATTCCGCTTGAAAAAGCCAAAAAAGGAGATTTGCTTTTCTTTAAAACCTCTAAAACAAGAAGAAGAATAAACCATGTTGGTTTAATCGTTTCTGTAAATAAAGGGAGTATTCGATTTATACACTCTACAACTTCTAGAGGAGTTATAATTTCTTCATTATCAGAAAAATACTGGAAAAAAGCATTTGTAAAAGCAATGGCTATTTTATAG
- a CDS encoding acyl-CoA thioesterase, with protein sequence MNFKIEFATKWSDFDPNRHMRHTAYNDYAAEVRVRFFAAYNFSIEEFTKHNIGPILFTEETSFRKEIHLGENITVNLKVSGISKNNERWKLVHEVFNEAGQLSAVIKVYGAWIDLTKRKLTVPPKETESLFLSAEKTENFEIISIN encoded by the coding sequence ATGAACTTTAAAATTGAATTTGCAACAAAATGGTCCGATTTCGACCCGAACAGACACATGCGTCATACAGCATATAACGATTATGCTGCAGAAGTGCGTGTTCGTTTTTTTGCTGCTTATAATTTTTCTATCGAAGAATTTACAAAACACAATATTGGTCCGATTTTATTTACCGAAGAAACTTCATTTCGAAAAGAAATTCATTTAGGAGAAAACATTACTGTAAATTTAAAAGTATCTGGTATTTCTAAAAACAACGAACGTTGGAAATTAGTACACGAAGTTTTTAATGAAGCAGGACAATTATCCGCAGTTATTAAAGTTTATGGTGCTTGGATAGATTTAACAAAAAGAAAACTAACAGTTCCACCTAAAGAAACCGAAAGCTTGTTTTTATCTGCAGAAAAAACCGAGAATTTCGAAATTATTTCTATAAACTAA
- a CDS encoding carboxy terminal-processing peptidase, whose translation MLLFSVGFQANNDVEIKDPNKDKILIYVLKNILTRGHFVVKDMNDDFSEKVYKNFIDGLDPSKRYFTQEDLKEFSKYKYEIDNQLLKDDVSFYNLVYGRFSEKIKDAKLYYADILAKPFNFNKKEVIDVDYDKVPFAKNENELIDYWRKQLKLSTLSRIQDKLEKQNSKLKKDKKYKTKSFKELEKEARAEVLKNMNELYLRIEELEHEDWFSTFLNSVVGAFDPHTTYMAPRTKERFDQDMSGKLEGIGARLVKKGIYTEIFELVSGGPAWKQGELEAGDIILEVAQGDKEPLDIVGMRLDDAIKFIKGKKGTEVRLTVKKKLDGSTKIISIIRDVVELEETFVKSTIVEKNGKKYGLIDLPRFYIDFSDSNARDSAKDMEKEIERLKEENVAGLLIDLRNNGGGSLKTAIEIAGLFITEGPIVQVKYRGQDPIVKNDVDPKMQWDGSVVILVNELSASASEIFAAAMQDYGRAVIIGGNQTYGKGTVQSVIPINNFYPKFEDDLGAIKMTIQKFYRVNGGSTQIEGVYSDIAMPDRYSYMKFGERDLEGALTWDKVPQAKYTRTNSYENFSEVVNNSKERIANNPKFNLINDYAKWLKQNQDNTSFSLNFKEFSNHSKQQENSAKKYKSAFDYKSNLSFNSPKYELPLLKKDSILEQKREDWHKNLSKDVYVAEALNVLSELKLKNNRQIVKN comes from the coding sequence ATGCTGTTATTTAGCGTAGGGTTTCAAGCGAATAACGACGTTGAAATTAAAGACCCCAACAAAGACAAAATTCTTATTTATGTTTTAAAAAATATACTTACAAGAGGGCATTTTGTTGTAAAAGACATGAATGACGATTTCTCTGAAAAAGTATATAAAAACTTTATAGATGGCTTAGACCCTAGTAAACGCTATTTTACACAAGAAGATCTTAAAGAATTTTCGAAATACAAATACGAAATCGACAACCAACTTCTAAAGGACGATGTTTCTTTTTACAATTTAGTATATGGTCGTTTTTCAGAGAAAATAAAAGACGCAAAATTATACTATGCAGATATATTAGCGAAACCCTTTAACTTTAATAAAAAAGAAGTTATAGATGTCGATTACGATAAAGTACCATTCGCAAAAAACGAAAACGAATTGATTGATTATTGGAGAAAGCAATTAAAATTAAGTACACTAAGCAGAATACAAGACAAGCTAGAAAAACAAAATAGTAAATTAAAAAAAGATAAAAAGTACAAGACAAAATCATTTAAAGAATTAGAAAAAGAAGCTAGAGCAGAGGTTCTAAAAAATATGAACGAATTGTACTTAAGAATCGAAGAATTAGAACACGAAGACTGGTTTTCTACTTTTTTAAACAGTGTTGTTGGGGCTTTTGACCCACATACAACATATATGGCTCCAAGAACAAAAGAACGTTTCGACCAAGACATGTCTGGAAAATTAGAAGGAATTGGAGCTCGCTTAGTAAAAAAAGGAATTTATACAGAAATTTTTGAATTGGTTTCTGGCGGTCCAGCATGGAAACAAGGAGAGTTAGAAGCAGGAGACATTATTTTAGAAGTTGCCCAAGGAGATAAAGAACCTTTAGACATTGTAGGCATGCGTTTAGATGATGCCATAAAATTTATCAAAGGTAAAAAAGGAACAGAAGTAAGGTTAACTGTTAAGAAAAAGTTAGACGGTTCTACCAAAATAATTTCAATTATTAGAGATGTTGTAGAGTTAGAAGAAACGTTTGTAAAATCTACAATTGTAGAAAAAAACGGTAAAAAATACGGTTTAATAGATTTGCCAAGATTTTACATCGATTTTTCTGACAGCAATGCCAGAGATTCTGCCAAAGATATGGAGAAAGAAATTGAGCGTTTAAAAGAAGAAAATGTTGCTGGCTTATTAATCGACTTAAGAAATAATGGTGGTGGTTCTTTAAAAACGGCCATTGAAATTGCTGGTTTATTTATTACAGAAGGCCCTATTGTTCAAGTAAAATATCGTGGCCAAGACCCAATTGTAAAAAATGATGTAGATCCAAAAATGCAATGGGATGGTTCTGTTGTAATTTTAGTAAACGAATTATCTGCTTCTGCTTCAGAAATTTTTGCAGCAGCAATGCAAGATTATGGGCGTGCCGTTATTATTGGAGGAAATCAAACCTATGGAAAAGGAACCGTACAAAGTGTAATTCCTATTAACAACTTTTATCCAAAATTTGAAGATGATTTAGGCGCAATAAAAATGACCATTCAAAAGTTCTATAGAGTAAATGGAGGTTCTACCCAAATTGAAGGAGTTTATTCTGATATTGCTATGCCAGACAGATATAGTTATATGAAATTTGGAGAGCGAGATTTAGAAGGTGCTTTAACTTGGGACAAAGTTCCGCAAGCAAAATACACACGAACAAATTCCTACGAAAACTTTTCTGAAGTTGTAAATAACAGTAAAGAAAGAATTGCAAATAATCCAAAATTTAATTTAATAAACGACTATGCAAAATGGTTAAAACAAAACCAAGACAATACTTCGTTTTCTTTAAATTTTAAAGAGTTTTCCAACCATAGCAAACAACAAGAAAATTCGGCAAAAAAATACAAATCTGCTTTCGATTACAAATCGAATTTAAGTTTTAACTCTCCAAAATACGAACTACCTTTATTAAAAAAAGATTCTATTTTAGAACAAAAAAGAGAAGATTGGCATAAAAATCTCTCTAAAGATGTTTACGTTGCAGAAGCACTAAATGTTTTAAGTGAGCTAAAGCTTAAAAATAATAGACAAATTGTAAAAAACTAA
- a CDS encoding thioredoxin family protein encodes MMDMYAVWCGPCRILDKNTFQNKSVAAYVNKNYYAVKFNAEGNDEVSFKDKVFKNPNYDPKKAKSRNSGHELSTYFGVRAYPTIVFLDEKAEFIAPIPGYKTPKQLELFLKLFKNDDYKEIKSKEDFVKYQEAFQFEFTE; translated from the coding sequence ATGATGGATATGTATGCGGTTTGGTGTGGTCCTTGTAGGATATTAGATAAAAATACTTTTCAAAATAAAAGCGTGGCAGCATACGTAAATAAAAACTATTATGCTGTAAAGTTTAATGCAGAGGGAAATGACGAGGTTTCTTTTAAAGATAAGGTTTTTAAAAATCCAAATTACGACCCTAAAAAAGCAAAAAGTAGAAATTCTGGACACGAATTATCTACCTACTTTGGTGTAAGAGCCTATCCAACAATTGTTTTTTTAGATGAAAAAGCAGAGTTTATTGCTCCTATTCCTGGTTATAAAACACCCAAACAATTAGAGTTGTTTTTAAAACTTTTTAAAAATGACGACTACAAAGAAATCAAAAGCAAAGAAGATTTTGTTAAGTATCAAGAAGCATTTCAATTCGAGTTTACTGAATAA
- the lpxB gene encoding lipid-A-disaccharide synthase, with the protein MKYYIIAGEASGDLHGSNLMKELYKIDTKANIRFWGGDLMQAVGGTLVTHYKERAFMGFVEVLRNLSKVLGFIKYCKKDIANFKPDVIIFIDNSGFNLRVAKWAKTAGFKTNYYISPQVWASRAARVQDIKRDIDKMFVILPFEKEFYKKYNYKVSFVGHPLIDAIADRNQVSEIEFRKAHNLSKQPIIALLPGSRKQEISKMLAVMLSIVDDFEDYQFVIAGAPSQDLSFYQNIIKGKEVKFINNKTHDLLSISYAALVASGTATLETALFKVPQVVCYKGSAISYQIAKRIITLKFISLVNLIMDKEVVKELIQNDFTTQNLRKELSKILETKHREELFLQYFDLEKKLGGKGASKKVATKIVKQFN; encoded by the coding sequence ATGAAATATTATATAATTGCAGGCGAAGCTTCTGGAGATTTACACGGTTCTAACTTAATGAAAGAATTGTACAAAATAGATACAAAAGCAAACATTCGTTTTTGGGGTGGAGATTTAATGCAAGCGGTTGGCGGAACTTTGGTAACTCACTACAAAGAACGTGCTTTTATGGGGTTTGTAGAAGTATTAAGAAATTTAAGTAAAGTTTTAGGTTTTATTAAATATTGTAAAAAAGACATTGCAAATTTTAAACCCGATGTAATTATTTTTATAGACAATTCTGGTTTTAATTTACGTGTTGCAAAATGGGCAAAAACAGCTGGTTTTAAAACCAATTATTATATTTCGCCACAAGTTTGGGCAAGCAGAGCTGCAAGAGTACAAGATATTAAAAGAGACATCGATAAAATGTTTGTAATTCTTCCTTTTGAAAAAGAGTTTTACAAAAAATACAACTATAAAGTTTCTTTTGTAGGGCATCCTTTAATTGATGCAATTGCAGATAGAAATCAAGTATCAGAAATAGAATTTCGAAAAGCACATAATTTAAGTAAACAACCCATTATTGCGTTATTACCAGGAAGTAGAAAGCAAGAAATTTCGAAAATGTTGGCTGTAATGTTATCGATTGTTGATGATTTTGAAGATTACCAATTTGTAATTGCAGGAGCTCCGAGTCAAGATTTAAGTTTTTATCAAAATATTATTAAAGGCAAAGAAGTAAAATTTATCAATAACAAAACACACGATTTGTTAAGCATTTCTTATGCTGCCTTGGTCGCTTCAGGAACTGCAACTTTAGAAACCGCTTTGTTTAAAGTACCACAAGTAGTGTGTTATAAAGGAAGTGCAATTTCTTATCAAATTGCAAAAAGAATTATAACGCTAAAATTTATTTCTTTAGTAAATTTAATAATGGACAAAGAGGTGGTTAAAGAATTAATTCAGAACGATTTTACAACCCAAAACCTTCGAAAAGAGCTTTCTAAAATTCTAGAAACAAAACATCGAGAAGAATTATTTTTACAGTATTTCGATTTAGAAAAAAAATTAGGCGGAAAAGGAGCTTCTAAAAAGGTCGCCACAAAAATTGTAAAACAATTTAATTAG
- a CDS encoding ComEC/Rec2 family competence protein yields the protein MHFTVFLIIGILVQFYTQFWQFNFQESFLIFLFFALLLLIKNRFFTTILTAFIFFNLGVFAVFITDDVNYDNYYQHHLKEEESVVLKIKKVLKSGNYSNKYKAEVIQIKQQKTMGTVLLNVQKDSFGKLLNVDDLICLKPEFLEINLPLNPHQFNYKAYLAKQGIHQQIFTENNRFLKLESKNFSPLGLSAKFRGLVQASLKKYHFKEDELSVINALLLGQRQDISKELIANYSKAGAIHILAVSGLHVGVILLILSFIFKPLERFKNGKYLKLFIIILFLWMFAFIAGLSASVLRAVTMFTFLAVGFTFKKKNVVFFSLVSSLFLLLIIKPMFLFDVGFQLSYLAVFAIIWVQPKLYQLMQPKLKILDKMWQLFTVSIAAQVGILPLSIYYFEQIPGLFLVSNLVIIPVLMYILIGGILVIFTSLLNILPQFLADLYGVVISWMNSFVRWISQQETFLFKEISMSFLWMLAWYAFIILGVDFLMHKKAKKLIIVLIVILGVQGIYFFEKKINLNKEEIIVFHKSKSSIIGKRIGSNLLLQHNLDSIGFKDDFSIKSYRISEGISEIKSVNFQHFTRFKNKNIMLVDSLGVYALKHVENPIIILQYSPKINLERLIRALKPRQIIADGSNYKSYIFRWKETSRKQKTPFYYTGKNGAYVLKN from the coding sequence ATGCATTTTACTGTGTTTTTAATTATTGGAATCCTCGTCCAATTTTACACACAATTTTGGCAATTTAATTTTCAGGAATCTTTTCTAATATTCTTGTTTTTTGCACTTCTATTATTGATTAAAAACCGTTTTTTTACCACTATTTTAACCGCATTTATTTTCTTTAACTTGGGTGTTTTTGCTGTTTTTATTACAGATGATGTAAATTACGACAACTATTATCAGCATCATCTAAAAGAGGAAGAAAGCGTTGTTCTTAAAATAAAAAAGGTATTAAAATCTGGTAATTATTCAAATAAATACAAAGCTGAAGTAATTCAAATAAAACAGCAAAAAACTATGGGCACTGTTTTATTAAACGTGCAAAAAGATAGTTTTGGTAAGCTGCTAAATGTCGATGATTTAATTTGCTTAAAGCCAGAGTTTTTAGAAATAAATCTACCTTTAAATCCGCATCAATTTAACTATAAAGCATATTTGGCAAAACAAGGCATTCATCAACAAATATTTACAGAAAATAATCGCTTTTTAAAATTAGAATCAAAAAACTTTTCGCCTTTAGGTTTGTCTGCTAAATTTAGAGGTTTGGTACAAGCTTCGTTAAAGAAATATCATTTTAAAGAAGATGAATTGTCTGTAATAAATGCATTGCTTTTGGGTCAAAGACAAGATATTTCTAAAGAATTAATTGCAAATTATTCCAAAGCAGGTGCCATTCATATTTTAGCGGTTTCAGGTTTACATGTTGGTGTAATATTATTAATCCTTTCCTTTATTTTTAAGCCCCTAGAAAGATTCAAAAACGGAAAATACCTAAAACTATTTATCATTATTTTATTTTTATGGATGTTTGCTTTTATAGCGGGTCTTTCTGCATCTGTATTAAGAGCGGTTACCATGTTTACTTTTTTAGCGGTTGGTTTCACTTTTAAAAAGAAAAATGTTGTTTTCTTTTCTTTAGTTTCTTCTTTATTTTTATTGCTAATTATAAAACCAATGTTTCTTTTTGATGTTGGTTTTCAATTAAGTTATTTGGCTGTTTTTGCAATTATTTGGGTACAACCAAAATTGTATCAATTAATGCAACCCAAACTAAAAATTTTAGATAAAATGTGGCAGTTATTTACAGTTTCTATAGCTGCTCAAGTAGGTATTTTACCTTTAAGTATCTATTATTTTGAACAAATTCCTGGATTGTTTTTGGTTTCGAATTTGGTAATTATCCCTGTTTTGATGTATATTTTAATTGGTGGCATTTTAGTAATTTTTACTTCTTTATTAAATATTTTACCGCAATTTTTGGCAGATTTATATGGAGTTGTAATTTCTTGGATGAATAGTTTTGTACGCTGGATTTCGCAACAAGAAACCTTTTTATTTAAAGAAATATCTATGTCTTTTTTATGGATGTTGGCTTGGTATGCTTTTATTATTTTAGGGGTAGATTTTTTAATGCACAAAAAAGCTAAAAAATTAATAATTGTTTTAATCGTTATTTTAGGAGTACAAGGCATCTATTTTTTTGAAAAGAAAATCAACCTAAATAAAGAAGAAATTATTGTTTTTCATAAAAGTAAATCTTCTATTATCGGAAAAAGAATAGGAAGTAATTTATTATTGCAACACAATTTAGATTCGATTGGTTTTAAAGATGATTTTAGCATTAAATCTTACCGAATTTCTGAGGGAATTTCGGAAATAAAATCTGTAAACTTTCAACATTTTACTCGGTTTAAAAACAAGAATATTATGTTGGTAGATAGTTTAGGGGTGTATGCATTAAAACATGTAGAAAACCCAATTATTATTTTACAATATTCGCCAAAAATAAATTTAGAAAGGCTCATTAGGGCTTTAAAACCAAGGCAGATAATTGCAGACGGGTCTAATTACAAAAGTTATATATTTAGGTGGAAAGAAACGTCTAGAAAACAAAAAACTCCATTTTATTATACTGGTAAAAATGGAGCTTATGTTTTAAAAAATTAA
- a CDS encoding IS982 family transposase: MIIYSKITEIFCLVDEFCKEYDQIVSKHLLGNPSKRPSVMSNSEVITITILFQLSGFRTFKHFYVYYLQKHMQDDFPATVSYNRFTELMQQNLMPMTLFLKTCCLGNSTGISFVDSTPVRVCSPKRIKNNKVFKGIATTGKSTIGWFHGFKLHIVINDKGEILNFCITQANVDDRTPLKKKSFLDKIYGKLYADKGYVGKDLMQLLFADGLHLITHIKNNMKNSLMTMSDKILLRKRSVIETVNDELKNICQIEHSRHRSFTNFLSNIIAGLIAYSFLPKKPAIKYQTVKSNQLTIY; the protein is encoded by the coding sequence ATGATAATCTACTCTAAAATTACTGAAATTTTCTGTCTTGTTGATGAATTTTGTAAAGAATATGACCAAATAGTAAGTAAACACCTTTTAGGCAATCCATCAAAACGTCCCAGTGTTATGTCAAATAGCGAGGTAATTACCATTACCATTTTGTTTCAGCTTAGTGGTTTTAGGACCTTTAAACACTTTTACGTGTATTACTTGCAAAAGCATATGCAAGATGATTTCCCTGCTACAGTTTCATACAATAGATTTACAGAACTCATGCAGCAAAACCTCATGCCAATGACTTTATTTTTAAAGACATGTTGTTTAGGTAATTCTACGGGTATTTCTTTTGTAGATTCTACACCTGTTAGAGTTTGCAGCCCCAAACGAATTAAGAATAATAAAGTATTTAAAGGCATTGCAACCACTGGAAAATCCACTATAGGATGGTTCCATGGCTTTAAATTGCATATCGTTATAAATGATAAAGGTGAAATCCTAAACTTCTGCATAACCCAAGCTAATGTTGATGATAGAACGCCATTAAAAAAGAAGTCTTTTTTAGATAAAATTTATGGTAAGTTATATGCGGACAAAGGTTATGTTGGAAAAGATTTAATGCAGTTACTTTTTGCTGATGGATTGCATTTAATTACTCATATTAAAAACAATATGAAGAATTCTTTAATGACAATGAGTGATAAAATTTTACTGCGTAAACGCTCTGTTATTGAAACCGTAAATGACGAACTCAAAAATATTTGTCAAATTGAACATTCTAGACATAGAAGTTTTACTAATTTCTTGTCAAACATAATCGCAGGTCTTATTGCATATAGCTTTTTACCAAAAAAACCTGCTATAAAATATCAGACTGTAAAGTCTAATCAGTTGACAATTTATTAA